From the Lathyrus oleraceus cultivar Zhongwan6 chromosome 3, CAAS_Psat_ZW6_1.0, whole genome shotgun sequence genome, the window gagaatttggatcttgattttgggaattgtgattttctgttatgaattggttgtgattaagaatatatactcttgattaatccacacttaatcacTCTAATTAACCAATTGGAATatgattagtgaaaatgtcaTTTTCAAGCTAGAGGCAAAAATGTACTTTCatatgccagctcattgacagctcaatgccagctcacacaaaccctaaacacctgtcatgagctgttgccacctgtttcatgttcattggatgagtattttgcattttccacatgtgatggctaTGTGTTCACTTTTTCCAAGCtcatttcaaaagccaattttcaaaccatgaagcctcggcatgttatgagcattccaacaattttcaaatgtcatttgtgaagtgttgcaaaaatccccattcaaaaattctcattatttctcaagttggacaattttgcccctgaacttttaactgtacagttgaaatttgactttttgcattgaccatttttgagaaaatccaattatacaccatgaaagtacatgtcaaatggagtttgtgcataaaaagaacatccaatttggacactccatgaggaagttatgcccctctaattatgggtcatttttgaaattcactggaccatatcttgacaaccatacatgggattttcaagttcttggactttttggaaaggtgagaccaagatctacaactttcatgttgaacaaattttcatttgaagcttccttggacatgtaattttgagatcaaaaactttccatttttggaaacttccattacaagtcactttctatttttggcaattcttgtcctgacttgattttctccattcttaagctttgaaaagtcaaataacacttgttccaacatgaatgaagtgtatccaactcatttccacctccaaatccattaaatcaagcacagttgaccacagttgactttttcaactgatagatgaatttggcactgcatagatcaatctgagctccaatcctctgatgaaatggctcaaggatgaaaccctagcctcaataagctcaataaaaccataagatgatccccatatacatcatagaccccatctcctgatcatgccatgactggcccaatgcaactgattagggttgaccagtggtcaaaaccataatctcaaggaatatgcttcaaTCACTTGATGATACCAAgacatgatgatgatgatgtatcattccaaacaagatgaagaccaatatcctttgagaaccatgaaaccctaatttggacctccacatcctcagatggccaatgatcagtcaataaaaccctaaCTTTGCtctttgacttcctcatcttctgaacaagacttgggagaatgacttgcacaatgtaaccacatgatatgcaatatgcaatgcctaatgacctaaaaatgtatgtaacatgttaatgctagtcccaagagaggagggcaaattttgaggtgttacaatttCAAGCCTCATTGCTCACATTAATCTTCTTTTCTGTCTGAAAACCCAACATTTTGTCCGAAGATACATTTTCGGTAGGAGTATGAACTTACTCGAAAATGCATTTTCGGTATCTGTCTGAGTTTATTTTTTCAGCTCTGTTTACAACATTAGCGCTTAATTATTGTTCTGTTGTAATTTTTTTCATTAGATATGGTGTACCCCGATGTTTCTCCCAAATAATTTGTGTCTCTCACATCTAaaggtgttgttgtgaaggcgGTAGATGTTGGCAACCAATTTAAAAGTGAGCAAGAGTTTGAATCTCGTGATCACATGCTCCAATGAATTCATATAGAGACCTCCAAACTGAGATTTGGTGTGGTTATCAGAAGGTCCGATGGTTTGGATAAAAAATGTGTTTTTGTGACAATGACGTGCAAAAGAAACGGGAAATATAGATCTCATCTCCGAAATGAGATGACACTGGTTCAAGAAAATGTGAGTGTTCCTTTAAGGTGTGTGGTTATATGTTGGCAAATAATAACTGGAGATTTTTAATGTCATATGTGGTTTGCATAACCATGATTTATGTGAAAAGTTAGTCGATCATCCAATTGCGTGTTGCCTCATGCTAGAAGAGAAGGAATGTGTTGCTGACATGACATTGAATTTGGTTCAATAGAAAAATATACTTGTAACTTTGAAACGTAAAAGACCAAAAAATATCTCAAATATCAAACAAGTGTACAATATTCAGTATCAAACTAACAAGGCGCTGCAGGAGAATAGAACTGAAATGCAACAACTCTTGAAACTGTTGGATGATAACAATTATGTGTCTAGGTACCAAACGTGTAAGGATGGAGTTACCATTAGATATATATTTTGGACTCATCTTGATTCCATCAAGCTTTTCATCATGTTTCCTACTGTGCTCATACTTGATTCAACGTACAAGACCAATAAGTATAGACTTTCATTATTGGAAATGGTTGATGTCATATCTATTGAGAAGGCCTATTATGTCGGGCTTACATTGCTAGAGAGCGAAAAAAAGGAGAGTGTTACTTGGGCCTTAGAGGTGTGTCGGGCAATGTTAAAGGAACAAGAAAAGATGCATAAAGTGATTGTTATCAACCGCGATACCGCCTTGATAAATTCGGTTGCAAAGATATTTCCTACTTTTTATGCATTACTTTGTAGGTATCACATAACAAATAATGTGAAAAGTCGAGTTAAACCTGCGGTAAGGACGAAACAGATAGAGTCCGAAGATGAAAAATGGTGAAAACGAGTGTGGTTGTGGAAAAAATAATGGATGCATGGAATCATATAGTAAATTCTTCCACAAAATAACTATATGTTGATTTCATTATTCATTTCAGGAAAAGGTTGTGAAAATTATTTTGATTTGTTGAAATATGTTGAAAGCATAATTCTTGGCCAGATGAAGGAGAAAATTGTTTGTACTT encodes:
- the LOC127130456 gene encoding uncharacterized protein LOC127130456, yielding MTCKRNGKYRSHLRNEMTLVQENKNILVTLKRKRPKNISNIKQVYNIQYQTNKALQENRTEMQQLLKLLDDNNYVSRYQTCKDGVTIRYIFWTHLDSIKLFIMFPTVLILDSTYKTNKYRLSLLEMVDVISIEKAYYVGLTLLESEKKESVTWALEVCRAMLKEQEKMHKVIVINRDTALINSVAKIFPTFYALLCRYHITNNVKSRVKPAMKEKIVCTWTDQIRHLRNTTTNRFEYAHAKLKNQLENSKHDLCRDCDSVNQMIQNQHNEIQILFGRSITIFEQRFKDNNLYSQLVGNISRASLNYIFHEAKLVANVGLDSAKCGCTIVKIYGLQCACVIAKKKKLCSPIRMDEVFTHLKRLRFDDNCVMKDGKSNISLTE